The nucleotide sequence CCTTTAAGAAATTGACTTCTGACTAAAATGACACATTGATCCCCAGGGTACCGATGCGCTGCATGGGGTACTCGATGGTGGGGGTGTTGATCGTTTCAGGATCGAGGGGCTTGCGGATCTTGCTGAACTCGAACAGGTTCATGCCCGATACGAAAACCTGCGCCCGGCTCATACCGATCTTGCTGCTGATATTTACCGGCACCGTGTAGCTGAGGGTGATGTTCTTGGCTCTCAGGTAGGCAGAAGACTGTAAGAAGCGGGTCTGGGTTTGAATATTCTTCTTGTCGCTGGTCGAGATGTGGGCGGCGGGGAAGTACGCGTCAGGATTCTCGGGTGTCCAGGTATCCGTGATATAATATTTCTCCACGTGGCCGGCATTGAAGGGGAAGAACCAGTTCCAGTTGCCATTGCTATGGGCGTAATCGGCTTTGCCGATGCCCTGGAAAAAGGCCGTTAGCCGGAAGTTCTTATAAGCCAGACTGGCGTTGATCCCGAAGCTGTACCGGGGAGTGCTGTTGCCAATGATACGGCGATCGCCCGGATCGTCGAGGGTATTTTTGCCGGAGCTGATGATGCCATCCCCATTCAGGTCGGCGTACTGGATGTCCCCGGCCTTCCAGCCACTCCCGATCCGCGACTGGTCAGGAGCGTTGGCTACGGCGTCATCAGTCTGGAAAATTCCGACGGTTTCGTACCCCCAGATTTCACCAAGCTTTTGACCTACGTAGTAGATGCTGCTGTTGTTGGGCAGTGCCCCTGACGGATTCTCGAACTTGGTGATGGTAGCCTGAGCGTCAGCCAGGGCCAGCGTCACGTCATAGCTCCAGTCCGTCTTGATCTTGTCCCGCCAGGTCAAAGAAAGCTCCCAGCCTTTGGTCCGCAGGTCCGCTGCGTTTTGTTTGGGAGCCGAGGTACCCAGGATATCCGGGTAGGAAACGTTCATCAACATATCCTTGGTGTCGCGGGTATACACATCGAATGACATATCCAGGCGACTTTTGAGCAGAGTAACGTCCAGACCAAGGTTTTGAGAAGTCACGGTCTCCCAGGTGAGGGTCGGGCTCACCAATCCGGCTGCGGAAACATAAGGGATTACGCTGTTCTGGAACATGTAAGGAGCCTGCCCGGTACCCATTGAAGCGATATAGGGGTAATAAATTTGATTGCCGTTTGGCGCTAATATTTGATTACCCAATGTGCCATACGAGGCCCGAATTTTCAGGTTATCGAGCCAGCTTGTAGTACCTGCCATAAAGCCTTCGTTGCTGATCCGCCAGCCAGCCGAAAAGGAAGGGAAGAAACCAAAACGATCATTTTTGGGAAAGCGCGAGGTACCATCGTAGCGGCCATTGGCTTCCAGCAGGTAGCGGTCGTCGTAGTTGTAAGTCAGGCGGTAGAACATGCCGCGCAAGGCTACGTGGTTCTTATAGCCATCGGTTCGCTGAACGCCGGTCGTGGCGTTCAGGTCGGTAATCAACGGCGTAATCAGTGAGCGAGCCTGGGCGTAGATGCTGCGGTTGGTGCCACGCTCCTGGTTAAAACCTACCATGGCTGATACATGGTGCTTGCCCAGATTTTGCAAATCGTACTGGGCAAAGGCATTGAGCACATAGTACTGGCTATAGGTGTTTCGGTTCTCGATCCAGTCGTCACCACTGAAACCGTTGCTGATCGGGTTTGACGCCAAAAGATCGGTATCAACGATTTCCACCTTACTCTGCACATCCTGGTAGATGTTGTTGTAGAGGTTATAGGAGAAATTTCCGGTAATTTTCAGGCCGGGGAGCGGCGTAAGCGTCGCGCCCTGCGTCAGCCAGATGTCGTTCTTGGTGAAGGTTTCGCGGCCTCCATCTTCCAGGTAAGGGAAAAAGTTGGTACCGCCGAAGTATTTGCCGATGTACTGCGCGTACTGGTCATGGTCGCCGGGTGTGATATAGTATTCCAGATCAGGAAACTGCACGGGCATGATCGGGCTCACCCGCGCCAGCGAATTAATATTGACATCCCAGTTGTAAAAGTGGGGCTTATCGCTGTTCTGCGAGTTGAATACTACCTTGTTGTTGAGATTCAACCATTTGTTGACCTGGAAGTCGCCCTTCACCAGCAAGTTGTAGCGCTTGAACTTCTCGTTGTTCAACCGCAGGTACCCATCCTTGCTATACCGACCCAATGACACAAAGAACTTGGCCTTATCGCTACCTCCCGAGATCGACAGATCCTGCTGATTGGTCGGCGCGTAATCGGTCATGATACGGTCCTGGTAATTATTATAACCATAATACTGGAGGCGACCATCCACAACCCCCACTCATTTTCCGGGGTAGGATTGTCAGAATATTGCTTAAACTTATCCAGTATATCCTGGGTATAGCTGGGGTTACCGAAGGTTCGTTCGTTGGCAGCATTCCGGGCCAGGGCAAATTCGTAAGGGTCGGTCACCACATCCATGTTGAAGATGGGCTTGGCCAGCGAGAACTGCGAACCGAAGTTGACGGTGACTTTTCCGGCCTTACCGCTCTTGGTCGTCACGAGCACTACCCCGAAGGCTGCCCGTGCTCCATATACGGCAGCAGCCGAAGCATCCTTGAGAACGCTGATGCTCTCGATGTCGTTGGGATTGATCCGGTTGATGTCCATCGGAACATTATCCACCAGAATCAGCGGCGAGCCACCGTTGATGGACTCGTAGCCCCGGATGTTGAAGGAGGTACTCTGTGACGGATCTCCATTCCGGACGCTCACGTTTAGGTTAGGAATTACGCCCTGCAAGCCCTCGCCCGCATTGGCAATGGGGCGGTTTTCGAGCCGCTTGGCGTCGGCCACGCCCACAGCGCCGGTCAGGTTTACCTTCTGCTGGGTACCATAGCCCACCACAACGACCTCACTAAGTACCTTATCTTCAATGGTAAGACTCACGTTGATGGTACTTTGAGTGCCCACCAATACTTCTTTTGAGCCATAGCCCACAAAGCTGAAGACCAGCGTGGTGTTGTCGTTGGGCACGTCAATTTGAAACTTACCCTCGCCGTTGGTAGTGGTACCCCGGGTGGTACCTTTGATCACCACGCTGACACCAGGCAAAACGCTATTGGCATCACGGACCGTACCGGTTACCAGGCGCTTGGGATCATCGATGGAAGCAAGCAGAGGGCTTGCAAAACCCGTACCGCCGAAGGACGGACTGAGGAGCAGAATACCGAGTACAAATCGAAAAATCGACTTGCATAATATCCCGGAGTGTATGTTGGGATAGTATACTTTTATTTTCATACTTTTGTTTGTTTTGTTAAAAGTTAAAAAGTTGGCAAAACGATACGATCCTCTGTCATTGCTTCCAGAGGCAAGAGATCAAAGCGGGGGATTTTCTTAGAGTCGGGAATGCTGCAACATTTCCGACTCTTTTTGTTTAGATGGTTTCCTTATTTTCGATAGGCGAGCGTGTTTTAGTGGCACATAGCAATAGGGTTTTTATCATAAATCCCTTATCGGGAGATTTGATCCTTAATTTCCTTGGTTCGTGCGGATATTTCCCAGTCCTGTAGTGAAGTCTCGTCGCATTGCAACGCCAGAACGATCTCCCGCGCCTGCCGGACGACCTCAATTCGGTCGGGGTTTTCGTCCAGCCAGTTACTCCACAGCTGGTAGTTTTCCTGAGTTGGACTGAGTACCCAGGCACGGAAATCGGCATCCCAGATGAAGTCTTCGCAACGAAATTGGCGGTAGTGGTTCATGCAGATACTTACGTTCTGCTATAGTATAGACGGAAATTTGTGTCCGATACCATTAAAAAATTAAACTTATTTCAGAAAACTTAGGATTAAAACCCAGGGTAGGCTTACAATTGCCTATGAATAAGTTAATTAGCCAGCATTAGAGAAGAGGTCGCGAATTGAGCTTTCCAATGTTTGCGCAACTGTTTCATCGCAATTTGCAGCAGATTGGAAACGGTCTGGGGAGAAATGTTCATCACTGTGGCGATCTGGTCGCGGTTGAGTTCCTGGAAGAATTTCAGGTATACTACTTCCTTCTGGCGGGGCGGGAGTTTTTCGAGCGTCGTTTTGAGCTTAAGGCTCATCAGTCGGGTAGTTTCGCGCCGGATGTATTCCTTTTCTACTGAGAATTTGACATCAAATAGGGTAGGGTGGTTTTCTAGCGAAGGGTTATACACCAGCGCCGTGTTACTGGCACGGTGCATCATACGCCGGAGCGAAGCCATCAGGTACGGTTTGACGGGGATATTTGTATTCAGATTTCTCCGCTTTTCCCAGACATATAAAAACAAATCCTGAATATTGTCCTTCACAAATTCCTCGTCGTCGGAAAATTTGAGTCCATATTCGAACAATAACCGGAAATGAGAATCCATAAGCGTTTCAAAGGCAGAGACATGGCCGGCTAAGGTGCGTTTCCATATTACTTCGTGGTCCTCGGAGGAGGTTGAGAGTAAAGGTTTTTGCATAAGCGATCATGAAGTTTATGTATCTGGAAATTGCCTTTGGGTCAATTCGTCAAACAAAATTTATAAGCACAGGAACGCCTTTCCCTACTTTGGATAGAGGGAATTTTAGTCTGATTGATTTATGTGCTTTATGTGAACCTACCCCCAGATTACTGATACGCGCCAAAGAGAAGGGGTACCTTGGGAAAAGCGTAGAAACTTATGAAGCGTAAGTGACTAATCAATTCATTGTCAACTGAAAAATCTGAATGTACCTGCCCGCGGTTGTGCTGACATAACGATTGTACGCCAGTCGGTCGCCTTTATGCGACCACACTACACCGTTGATGGGACGGTCGTCGTCGGTCGTGGGCGGCGTGAGACGACGTGGCTTTCCATCCCGTAGATCAGTGATAAAAATAGAATTGTCAGCGGCGTATGCTACGAAGTGCCCATCTGGACTGAAATTGAAAGGAGTTTGGATTGAGAAAGGTTGGTGTGTCAGCTGTCGGGGTACCCCACCATTGGGCGATATTCCGAATAACTGAATCAATCCTGCCGGATCTTTGGCCAGAAAACCGATCAGGGTACCATCCGGCGTGGTGCGTAGCCAGTGCCGGGGGCCTTCGATGCCCCTTTGGGAAAAGGTGATGCGGCGCTGGGCTACCCCGGCGGGAGGATTGGGACGGGTAGAGGGGGTGCCTTCCAAAGGATGACCGGGTAGGGGCGCGGTCAGGTTCTCGGGTAAGTCGACCACGAATACCTCGGTTATTGATTGATTGGCTTCATTCCGGACGTTGCCCTGAAATGCCAACGCCCGGCGTTGGTGGCTTCCGTCAGGCTTTTGGTAGCCATTCAGACCAATCCAAGTTTCGTCGAAAGCCCGGTCGATTTCATCACTGCCGGGCCGGGGTACTTCGGTTACCCGCGCCACGACGACGGCAAATGCTTCTCCACTGAATTCGTCCTGGTTGTTGCCATTTACTACCGTTACCGGCTGCGCGGGGTCCATCACGCCGACTGTCCGCAGATCGGCCACCGCCGGATTGGAAGCGGCCAGGTGTTCCATGACCGCATCGTTGTAGGTGAAGCTGATCAACCTGCCGTCACCACTCCACTGATGGGCGTGGGTACCTCCCCGCAAGGCCCCCGGGGTGAAAGGAGGGGTTATGTCTCGCCCATCCAGAAAATGGGGCTTTTGGGGCTGTTCAATAGCAACGAAGACACCCGTGCGGCGGGTCATGGCGTAGGGCTGTAGATTATCCGCGTTGCGTAATCCGTGCAGGAAAAGTACCTCGGGACGGGTAGGTGAAAAAGTTGCCGCTCCCACGCCGGGACCGAAGCTGGTCTGGTTTTGAGTCTGGTACAGCAGCCGATCTTCGCCGTTCTGTACATTCACCATCCTGACACAGCAGGTTTGCCCCAGTTCAGTGTCGAGATTTCGGGTGTCGTACACCAGCCACTGGTCATCGGGCGAAAAAGCCTGGGTATTATTCAGGGTGTGGCCTTTGGCGTCGTGGGTAAGCTGGGTTTCGGAGGGCATGGGGTACAATAGTATGGCGGTCGTAAGCGCACCGGGTACCCGTCCGCCCGATAAAAAAATACTTACTAGAAAAACGTATGCATAATTCACTTCCAGGAGCTATTTTGTTTCGGATTGGCAACAGATGGTAGCATCAATGGGCTTCCAGCCAATTGGCGCCCGAGCCAATTCCGGTTTCCATCTTCACTTCCATCGGCAGGGCATTCTGCATAAGATGCTCCACGTTCTGAGTCAGGAAAGCCAGCTCGTCGCGGTGAGCATCGAAGATAAGTTCATCATGCACTTGCAAAATCATGCGGGACCGGAGCTTTTCTTTCCGGATAAAATCGTGGATATTGATCATCGCGAGTTTAATCATATCCGCCGCTGAGCCCTGAATGGGAGCGTTGATGGCGTTGCGTTCGGCAAAGCTCCGGTTGGTCTGATTGCGCGAGTTAATATCGGGTAGGTACCTCCGGCGTCCCAGAATCGTTTCGGCGTATTCGCATTCGCGGGCTTTCTTAATGGTATCGTCCATATATTGCTTCACAGCCGGAAATTCTTCAAAATAGGCTTTGATGATCTCGCCGGCATCGCTGCGCGAAACTCCCAGATTGCGGGCCAACCCAAAGGCCGAAATACCGTAAATAATTCCGAAGTTGACCGATTTGGCCTGTCGCCGCATGTCGGACGTAACGTTTTCCAGGGGTACATGAAAAACCTTACTGGCGGTGGTGGCGTGAATATCCCTGCCCTGATTGAAGGCCTCGATCATGCTGGGGTCGCCACTGAACGCTGCCATGATCCGCAGCTCGATCTGCGAATAGTCGGCGGAAAGAATGAGGAATTCATCCGACCGGGGGACAAACGCCTTACGGATTTCGCGGCCACGGATGGTGCGAATCGGGATATTCTGTAAGTTGGGATTTGTGGAACTGAGGCGCCCGGTCGCGGTAACGGCCTGATTGTACGAGGTATGAATCCGGCCGGTTTTTGGATTGATCAGCAATGGCAGGGCATCGACGTAGGTCGATTTCAGTTTCTGCAATTCGCGGTAATCCAGAATTTTCCGGGCAATTTCGTGTTCGCTTTCCAGGTCCGACAGGATGTCCTCCCCGGTAGCATACTGCCCGGTTTTGGTCTTCTTGGGATTTTTAATCAACTGCATTTTGTCGAACAGTACCTCACCCAGTTGCTTGGGCGAATTGAGGTTGAACTCGGTACCCGCCGAAGCAAAAATATTCGTTTCCAGCAGTTTGATGTCGTTTTCCAACTCGTTCGAAATAAAAGAAAGCGCGT is from Salmonirosea aquatica and encodes:
- a CDS encoding SusC/RagA family TonB-linked outer membrane protein; amino-acid sequence: MTDYAPTNQQDLSISGGSDKAKFFVSLGRYSKDGYLRLNNEKFKRYNLLVKGDFQVNKWLNLNNKVVFNSQNSDKPHFYNWDVNINSLARVSPIMPVQFPDLEYYITPGDHDQYAQYIGKYFGGTNFFPYLEDGGRETFTKNDIWLTQGATLTPLPGLKITGNFSYNLYNNIYQDVQSKVEIVDTDLLASNPISNGFSGDDWIENRNTYSQYYVLNAFAQYDLQNLGKHHVSAMVGFNQERGTNRSIYAQARSLITPLITDLNATTGVQRTDGYKNHVALRGMFYRLTYNYDDRYLLEANGRYDGTSRFPKNDRFGFFPSFSAGWRISNEGFMAGTTSWLDNLKIRASYGTLGNQILAPNGNQIYYPYIASMGTGQAPYMFQNSVIPYVSAAGLVSPTLTWETVTSQNLGLDVTLLKSRLDMSFDVYTRDTKDMLMNVSYPDILGTSAPKQNAADLRTKGWELSLTWRDKIKTDWSYDVTLALADAQATITKFENPSGALPNNSSIYYVGQKLGEIWGYETVGIFQTDDAVANAPDQSRIGSGWKAGDIQYADLNGDGIISSGKNTLDDPGDRRIIGNSTPRYSFGINASLAYKNFRLTAFFQGIGKADYAHSNGNWNWFFPFNAGHVEKYYITDTWTPENPDAYFPAAHISTSDKKNIQTQTRFLQSSAYLRAKNITLSYTVPVNISSKIGMSRAQVFVSGMNLFEFSKIRKPLDPETINTPTIEYPMQRIGTLGINVSF
- a CDS encoding carboxypeptidase-like regulatory domain-containing protein, yielding MKIKVYYPNIHSGILCKSIFRFVLGILLLSPSFGGTGFASPLLASIDDPKRLVTGTVRDANSVLPGVSVVIKGTTRGTTTNGEGKFQIDVPNDNTTLVFSFVGYGSKEVLVGTQSTINVSLTIEDKVLSEVVVVGYGTQQKVNLTGAVGVADAKRLENRPIANAGEGLQGVIPNLNVSVRNGDPSQSTSFNIRGYESINGGSPLILVDNVPMDINRINPNDIESISVLKDASAAAVYGARAAFGVVLVTTKSGKAGKVTVNFGSQFSLAKPIFNMDVVTDPYEFALARNAANERTFGNPSYTQDILDKFKQYSDNPTPENEWGLWMVASSIMVIIITRTVS
- a CDS encoding RNA polymerase sigma factor; translation: MQKPLLSTSSEDHEVIWKRTLAGHVSAFETLMDSHFRLLFEYGLKFSDDEEFVKDNIQDLFLYVWEKRRNLNTNIPVKPYLMASLRRMMHRASNTALVYNPSLENHPTLFDVKFSVEKEYIRRETTRLMSLKLKTTLEKLPPRQKEVVYLKFFQELNRDQIATVMNISPQTVSNLLQIAMKQLRKHWKAQFATSSLMLAN
- a CDS encoding DUF3748 domain-containing protein, with the protein product MPSETQLTHDAKGHTLNNTQAFSPDDQWLVYDTRNLDTELGQTCCVRMVNVQNGEDRLLYQTQNQTSFGPGVGAATFSPTRPEVLFLHGLRNADNLQPYAMTRRTGVFVAIEQPQKPHFLDGRDITPPFTPGALRGGTHAHQWSGDGRLISFTYNDAVMEHLAASNPAVADLRTVGVMDPAQPVTVVNGNNQDEFSGEAFAVVVARVTEVPRPGSDEIDRAFDETWIGLNGYQKPDGSHQRRALAFQGNVRNEANQSITEVFVVDLPENLTAPLPGHPLEGTPSTRPNPPAGVAQRRITFSQRGIEGPRHWLRTTPDGTLIGFLAKDPAGLIQLFGISPNGGVPRQLTHQPFSIQTPFNFSPDGHFVAYAADNSIFITDLRDGKPRRLTPPTTDDDRPINGVVWSHKGDRLAYNRYVSTTAGRYIQIFQLTMN